One genomic region from Argentina anserina chromosome 2, drPotAnse1.1, whole genome shotgun sequence encodes:
- the LOC126782690 gene encoding GPI mannosyltransferase 1 codes for MMGWLEFRTVVAVSAVLRVALIVYGEWQDTHMEVRYTDIDYTVFSDAASLVAAGKSPFERSTYRYSPLLAFLLLANSVLHRSWGKFIFSAADLLVGLFIRKIMKLRGVPEDLSMISVMAWLFNPFTFTIGTRGNCEPIVCALILWVFICLMNGRVLQAAFWYGLVVHFRVYPIIYALPILLILDPHVFRPGQKPSLQRWEHQQESPQSSFKTRISYLLQPWLIVKTAFTRDRILFSLISGSIFFLFTGLFYHLYGWDFLHESLLYHLTRTDPRHNFSIYFYHIYLQYENKISVFEKLISFLPQLIVQLVLILSFAQDLPFCCFVQTVSFVAFNKVMTAQYFVWFFCLLPLSLAWSNMKLKWKGLSCIALWVGGQLHWLWWGYMHEFKGRNVFLQLWAAGIMFLSANTYVLVSLINHHRCSPVFTRMEKTFKGAKKLK; via the exons ATGATGGGGTGGTTGGAGTTCCGTACGGTGGTGGCGGTGTCGGCGGTGTTGAGGGTGGCTCTGATCGTGTACGGGGAGTGGCAGGATACCCACATGGAGGTGAGGTACACGGACATCGATTACACGGTGTTCTCTGACGCGGCTTCACTCGTGGCTGCCGGTAAGTCGCCGTTTGAAAGATCCACCTACAGGTACTCTCCTCTGCTCGCGTTTTTGCTCCTGGCCAATTCGGTTCTGCATCGCTCTTGGGGCAAGTTCATCTTCTCAGCTGCAG ATTTGCTTGTGGGGTTGTTTATAAGGAAGATAATGAAGCTTCGTGGGGTGCCGGAGGATTTGTCTATGATTTCTGTGATGGCTTGGCTGTTTAATCCGTTTACGTTTACGATTGGGACTCGTGGGAACTGTGAGCCCATTGTGTGTGCTTTGATCCTGTGGGTCTTTATATGTCTCATGAACG GACGTGTGTTACAAGCAGCGTTTTGGTATGGACTTGTTGTGCACTTCAGGGTCTACCCCATTATCTATGCACTCCCTATTCTTTTGATTCTTGATCCTCATGTGTTTCGGCCCGGTCAGAAACCTAGCCTTCAACGTTGGGAACATCAACAAGAATCACCTCAAAGCAGCTTTAAGACAAGGATTTCCTATCTACTTCAGCCATGGTTAATTGTGAAAACTGCATTTACACGAGACAGGATACTTTTCTCTCTCATATCTGGGTCCATATTCTTCCTGTTTACTGGTCTTTTTTATCATCTATATGGGTGGGATTTCCTGCACGAGTCACTGCTATATCACCTTACTCGTACTGATCCAAGGCACAATTTTTCCATTTATTTCTATCACATCTACCTTCAATATGAGAATAAAATCTCGGTATTTGAGAAGCTTATCTCATTTTTGCCTCAGTTGATAGTACAGCTTGTTCTCATTTTGAGTTTCGCTCAAGACCTTCCGTTCTGCTGCTTTGTGCAAACAGTGTCATTTGTGGCGTTCAACAAG GTAATGACTGCCCAATACTTTGTCTGGTTTTTCTGCCTCTTGCCTCTGTCACTTGCTTGGAGCAATATGAAGCTTAAATGGAAAGGCTTATCTTGCATAGCATTGTGGGTTGGTGGTCAACTTCATTGGTTGTGGTGGGGTTATATGCATGAGTTCAAGGGGCGGAATGTCTTTCTTCAGCTGTGGGCGGCCGGCATTATGTTCCTATCTGCAAACacatatgttttggtttcacTCATCAATCATCACAGATGTTCTCCTGTATTCACGCGAATGGAGAAAACTTTCAAGGGTGCAAAAAAATTGAAGTGA
- the LOC126782701 gene encoding heterodimeric geranylgeranyl pyrophosphate synthase small subunit, chloroplastic, which yields MAFSVVSTPAHFHLPKKLTFRIRCCAAASVSTRSKSTRFDLKTYWTTLIADINSKLNEAVPVRYPELIYESMRYSVLADGAKRASPVMCVAACELFGGDRLAAFPTACALEMVHAASLIHDDLPCMDDDPSRRGQPSNHTVYGEDMAILAGDALFPLGFQHIVSNTPSNLVPEGRLLRVITEIARTVGSTGMAAGQFLDLEGGSNVVEFVQEKKFGEMGECSAVCGGLLAGAEDEEVERLRRYGRAVGVLYQVVDDILEEKKNGKDENEKKEKKGKSYVKVYGVEKAMEVAEKLRAEAKQELDGFEKYGDGVEPLHSFVDYAVERSFTL from the exons ATGGCGTTCTCGGTGGTATCGACGCCGGCGCATTTCCACCTGCCGAAGAAACTTACGTTCAGGATACGGTGCTGCGCGGCGGCGTCGGTTTCGACCCGATCGAAGTCGACCCGGTTCGATTTGAAAACGTACTGGACGACGCTGATCGCCGATATCAACAGCAAGCTCAATGAGGCTGTTCCGGTTCGCTACCCGGAATTGATCTACGAGTCCATGCGCTACTCTGTTCTCGCCGACGGCGCCAAGAGAGCTTCTCCGGTCATGTGCGTCGCCGCCTGTGAGCTATTCGGCGGTGACCGCCTCGCCGCGTTCCCGACGGCCTGTGCTCTCGAAATG GTACATGCAGCTTCACTCATACATGATGATCTTCCCTGCATGGACGACGACCCGTCTCGAAGAGGGCAGCCTTCCAATCACACAGTCTACGGCGAGGACATGGCAATTCTTGCGGGTGATGCTTTGTTTCCTTTGGGATTTCAGCACATTGTGTCGAACACGCCTTCTAACCTTGTGCCGGAGGGTCGGCTTCTGCGTGTGATCACTGAGATTGCGAGGACTGTTGGGTCGACCGGGATGGCGGCTGGGCAGTTCCTTGACCTGGAAGGCGGGTCTAATGTGGTTGAGTTCGTGCAGGAGAAGAAGTTTGGGGAAATGGGTGAGTGTTCTGCGGTTTGTGGAGGACTGCTAGCTGGTGCGGAAGATGAGGAGGTAGAGAGACTGAGGAGGTATGGGAGAGCTGTTGGGGTTTTGTATCAAGTGGTTGATGACATTcttgaagagaagaagaatggTAAGgatgagaatgagaagaaggagaagaaagggAAGAGCTATGTGAAAGTTTATGGGGTTGAAAAGGCCATGGAGGTAGCTGAGAAGCTTAGAGCCGAAGCTAAGCAGGAATTAGATGGGTTTGAGAAGTATGGTGATGGTGTGGAACCACTTCATAGCTTTGTGGATTATGCTGTTGAACGTAGTTTTACTCTTTAA
- the LOC126782681 gene encoding tRNA(His) guanylyltransferase 1-like has translation MANSKYEYVKSYEIEDEVFVPNLIVLRIDSRDFRTFSQAHEFEQPNDEAALNLMNSCAVLVSEEFPDIVFSYGFSDEFSVVLKKTSKFHQRRASKVESIVVSFFTSVYVSKWRDFFPSKVLRYPPSFRSRVIACATVEVLQSYLLWRQNSCHTSNLHGTCVWELVKDGKTEGEALELLKGASKEEKNSLLFERFGINYQKLDAIFRQGSCILKTEVMDIVKHNENGSPVKRLRKKLGILQAKNIAAGSFWNKHTILVNELGCFTKDIGKVEPDYLRSFQFGNRLMPSTWIVIRIDGCHFHRFTEVHEFVKPNDEQALNLMNSCAVAVVEEFPDIIFSYGISDEYSFVFKKDSQFCQRQASEMVSVIVSFFTSSYVMKWKAFFPQKELKCPPYFDGRAVCYPSSDILRDYLAWRQVDCHINNQYNTCFWELVKSGKGKSEAQNFLKGTQAGDKDRLLKQFGIDYYKLQVMFRQGSSIFWDKGDVITKNKNEASVGKSAEKVVVEHCNIIEPSFWRAHPSILDG, from the coding sequence ATGGCAAACAGCAAATACGAGTATGTCAAGTCCTACGAGATTGAAGATGAGGTTTTCGTGCCAAACTTGATCGTTCTTCGCATCGACAGTCGTGATTTTCGGACGTTTTCTCAAGCGCATGAGTTTGAGCAACCAAATGATGAGGCCGCACTCAACTTGATGAACTCATGTGCAGTTTTGGTGTCGGAGGAGTTTCCAGACATAGTGTTCTCGTATGGATTCAGTGATGAGTTCAGCGTTGTGCTCAAGAAGACGTCCAAGTTCCACCAGAGGCGTGCCAGCAAAGTAGAGTCCATTGTTGTGTCCTTCTTCACCTCGGTGTACGTCTCGAAATGGAGGGATTTCTTCCCTAGTAAGGTGCTAAGGTACCCTCCTTCGTTTCGCTCAAGGGTTATAGCTTGCGCTACAGTTGAAGTTCTTCAGTCGTATCTTCTGTGGAGGCAGAATAGTTGTCACACAAGTAACCTGCACGGTACTTGCGTGTGGGAGCTTGTAAAAGATGGGAAGACCGAAGGCGAAGCGTTAGAGTTATTGAAGGGAGCTagtaaagaagagaaaaacagCCTACTGTTTGAAAGGTTTGGCATCAACTATCAAAAATTGGATGCTATATTCCGTCAAGGAAGCTGCATTTTAAAAACTGAAGTGATGGACATTGTGAAGCACAATGAGAATGGTTCTCCTGTGAAGAGGCTCAGGAAAAAGTTGGGGATACTACAGGCGAAGAATATAGCTGCTGGGAGTTTCTGGAATAAGCACACTATTCTTGTGAATGAGCTAGGTTGTTTTACAAAGGACATTGGGAAAGTTGAACCGGATTATCTCAGGTCCTTCCAGTTTGGGAACAGATTAATGCCATCAACCTGGATTGTTATCAGAATTGATGGTTGCCACTTTCACAGGTTTACTGAAGTTCACGAGTTTGTGAAGCCGAATGATGAGCAAGCTCTCAACCTTATGAATTCATGTGCTGTTGCTGTGGTGGAAGAATTTCCTGACATAATTTTCTCCTACGGCATCAGCGATGAATACAGCTTTGTTTTCAAGAAGGATTCTCAATTCTGTCAAAGGCAAGCAAGTGAGATGGTATCTGTCATAGTGTCATTCTTCACTTCCTCCTACGTGATGAAGTGGAAAGCTTTCTTTCCTCAGAAAGAGTTGAAGTGCCCCCCTTATTTTGATGGCCGTGCTGTGTGCTATCCGTCTTCCGATATCCTTCGAGATTATCTGGCATGGAGGCAAGTTGATTGCCATATCAACAACCAATACAACACTTGTTTTTGGGAGCTTGTTAAGTCAGGGAAAGGCAAAAGTGAAGCTCAGAATTTTCTAAAGGGAACTCAAGCAGGAGACAAAGATAGACTGCTTAAGCAATTTGGTATTGACTACTACAAGTTACAAGTTATGTTCCGCCAAGGTTCGTCCATTTTCTGGGATAAGGGAGACGTTataacaaagaacaagaacGAGGCATCTGTTGGTAAGTCTGCAGAAAAAGTAGTTGTAGAACATTGTAATATTATTGAGCCAAGTTTTTGGCGTGCACACCCATCAATTCTAGATGGATGA
- the LOC126784018 gene encoding acetylserotonin O-methyltransferase-like, with amino-acid sequence MVHKNGVLALEQKEEELAKVEMWKYALGFSKVAVVKCAIELGIADAIESHGSPMTLLELAATLKCDRSTLYRIMRFLVHHQIFKEVQSGLKSYAQTALSRCLLKSGKRSMAALILLESSPVMLAPWHGLSARVRGTGLSSPAFEAVHGEDIWSFAAANPGHSKLIDEAMACDTRVVMPAVIASCIEVFRGIESIVDVGGGDGTSLSLLVEACPWITRGINFDLPHVVSVAKESDRVSGKGLSDIR; translated from the coding sequence ATGGTACATAAAAATGGGGTGCTTGCATTGGAACAGAAGGAAGAGGAGCTAGCCAAggtggaaatgtggaaatatgcgtTGGGATTCTCGAAAGTTGCAGTCGTGAAGTGTGCCATTGAGCTTGGAATAGCTGATGCTATTGAAAGCCATGGAAGCCCCATGACACTCTTAGAGCTAGCCGCAACGCTCAAGTGTGATCGTTCTACTCTTTACCGCATCATGAGGTTTCTAGTTCATCACCAAATATTTAAGGAAGTCCAATCAGGCCTCAAAAGTTATGCACAAACGGCTCTGTCACGCTGCCTACTAAAATCCGGTAAAAGAAGCATGGCTGCACTTATTTTGCTGGAGAGTAGTCCGGTAATGCTAGCGCCGTGGCATGGCCTAAGTGCTCGAGTTCGGGGAACTGGCCTGAGTAGTCCTGCGTTTGAGGCAGTACATGGTGAGGATATTTGGAGCTTTGCAGCGGCTAATCCCGGTCACAGTAAGCTTATCGATGAAGCCATGGCTTGTGATACAAGGGTGGTAATGCCTGCAGTTATTGCAAGTTGTATAGAGGTTTTTCGAGGGATTGAGAGCATAGTAGATGTGGGTGGTGGCGATGGAACTAGTTTAAGCTTGCTGGTTGAGGCTTGCCCTTGGATTACTCGTGGGATCAATTTTGATCTTCCTCATGTTGTATCTGTTGCTAAGGAGAGTGACCGAGTTTCCGGTAAGGGCTTATCAGACATAAGGTGA
- the LOC126782693 gene encoding LOW QUALITY PROTEIN: acetylserotonin O-methyltransferase-like (The sequence of the model RefSeq protein was modified relative to this genomic sequence to represent the inferred CDS: deleted 1 base in 1 codon), whose amino-acid sequence MMDDQLCTRQLGYIYHLLAGSLRLAKKNMEHKNGVLALEQKEDELAKVEVWKYALGFSKVAVVKCAIELGIADAIESHGSPMTLLELAATLKCDRSTLYRIMRFLVHHQIFKEVQSGLKSYAQTALSRCLLKSGKRSMAALILLESSPVMLAPWHGLSARVRGTGMSSPAFEAVHGEDIWSFAAANPGHSKLIDEAMACDTRVVMPAVIASCIEVFRGIESIVDVGGGDGTSLSLLVEACPWITRGINFDLPHVVSVAKESDRVVNVEGDMFDCIPKADAAIMKSVLHDWSDEECICILRNCREAIPKDKGKVIILEAIIEEDKTEEDELTDVRLMLDMVMMAHTNAGKERTMKEWEYVLGEAGFSRHTVTPIDAAPSVIQAFV is encoded by the exons ATGATGGACGACCAATTATGTACGCGCCAATTGGGT TATATATATCACCTGCTAGCTGGGAGCTTGAGACTTGCCAAGAAAAACATGGAACATAAAAATGGGGTGCTTGCATTAGAACAGAAGGAAGATGAACTAGCCAAGGTGGAAGTGTGGAAATATGCGTTGGGATTCTCGAAAGTCGCAGTGGTGAAGTGTGCCATTGAGCTTGGAATAGCTGATGCTATTGAAAGCCATGGAAGCCCCATGACACTCTTAGAGCTAGCCGCAACGCTCAAGTGTGATCGTTCTACTCTTTACCGCATCATGAGGTTTCTAGTTCATCACCAAATATTTAAGGAAGTCCAATCAGGCCTCAAAAGTTATGCACAAACGGCTCTGTCACGCTGCCTACTAAAATCCGGTAAAAGAAGCATGGCTGCACTTATTTTGCTGGAGAGTAGTCCGGTAATGCTAGCGCCGTGGCATGGCCTAAGTGCTCGAGTTCGGGGAACTGGCATGAGTAGTCCTGCGTTTGAGGCAGTACATGGTGAGGATATTTGGAGCTTTGCAGCGGCTAATCCCGGTCACAGTAAGCTTATCGATGAAGCCATGGCTTGTGATACAAGGGTGGTAATGCCTGCAGTTATTGCAAGTTGTATAGAGGTTTTTCGAGGGATTGAGAGCATAGTAGATGTGGGTGGTGGCGATGGAACTAGTTTAAGCTTGCTGGTTGAGGCTTGCCCTTGGATTACTCGTGGGATCAATTTTGATCTTCCTCATGTTGTATCTGTTGCTAAGGAGAGTGACCGAGTTGTGAATGTTGAAGGTGACATGTTTGATTGTATTCCAAAGGCCGATGCTGCAATTATGAAG TCGGTTCTTCATGACTGGAGCGACGAGGAGTGCATTTGTATACTGAGGAATTGTAGGGAAGCGATCCCTAAGGACAAGGGGAAGGTGATAATTCTGGAAGCTATTATTGAAGAAGATAAGACGGAAGAAGATGAGCTCACAGATGTGAGATTAATGCTAGACATGGTAATGATGGCCCATACTAATGCTGGCAAAGAGAGGACAATGAAGGAGTGGGAATATGTTCTTGGGGAAGCTGGCTTTAGCAGACACACTGTCACACCAATTGATGCTGCCCCATCTGTTATTCAGGCTTTTGTGTAA